The sequence below is a genomic window from Blastopirellula retiformator.
CCTTGAAGAAATCTGGAGGCCGAAAATCGGCATTTCGCACTTAGAACTAGTCGTCGAAGGTGACGACCTGCACCCAACTGGGGGTTTTGCCGGTCTTGTAGACCGCCAGCGGAATCAGGTCGCCACTGGTTTTATAGAAACGATAGGCGGCCATTTGGTCGCCTCTTTGGCCAGCCGAGTAAAGAAACTTCTGGCTGGGGCTCAAGTTGAACGATCGGGGAAAGTTTTCGGTCGGCGTTTGACCAAGCGCCGTCAGTTGACCATCGTCGCTAATCGCAAACCGGGCGATCGAGTGGTGCCCGCGATTGCTAACGAAGGCGAACTTGCCGTCGGCCGTCACTTCGATATCGGCGCAGGTGTTGCTGCCGCCGGCAGTATAGTCGGCAGGCAGCGTCGAAACCGTTTGCCGCGGCGTCAGCGTTCCTTTTGCCGGGTCAAAGTCGAACGACGTGATGCTGTCGCCATACTCGTCCGACGTGAAGCAGATCGGCAACGTCGGGTGGAATTGAATGTGCCGCGGACCGGCGCCTTCCGGCGCTTCGACCGCCGGCGGATCGCTGGCGGTCAGCTTGCCTTGGGCCGGATCCCAGCGGAACTGGAAGACCTTGTTCGGGCCGGTGTGCGGCACGAAGCCAAACTTGCCCGACGGGTCGGTTCGCAGGCAATGGGCGTTTTTCGCCGTGGGGCAAGTCTGCGCCAGGTCGCCAATATCGCCGCCTTCGACCGGGTGAACCGTCACTTGGCCGGCGCCATAGTAGGCGTTGATCAACCATTTGCCATTAGGATCGCAGAAGACGAAGCAACTGGTCGCTTCGAGCGGGACCGATTCGATTTGCGTCAGATCGCCGGTCTCGGCATTGGTCGCAAAGCTGAGCAAACAATCGGGGCGCGAGGCCGACACGTAGGCGAACTTTTGATCGGGGGAGAGCGCCATCGGACCGGGCGCGGCCTCAAGCTGCAACGTTTTGACCAGCGTCAGGTCTCCCTTTTCCTCATCCATCGCAAAGATCGAGATCGTCTTATCGCCGCCGTTGGATACAAAAACGAACGACTTGGCCGAAGCCGACGTGGCGACCAACAACAGTAACAAGAGCGTCGCAATTCGCATGACGTTTACTCGCAATCCGATCAAGGGGCAGTGAGGAATATAGGCGGGCCGAGGTGAGCGTCCGTCGTCAGCGAAGACGGTCGCCTACCAGGATAACCCGACTTATGGCGCGAAGCGACACCCTTTTTCCGGCAAGAAAACGAGGTTTTAGGGTGGTTGCGACTGCTTCGCTTCCCCCGCACAATACACGTCTTTCTCAGTGTTCCTGAAACCATTTTCGCTAGGGCGATTCATGAACGAGCTTCCCCAAGTGCTCCTCTCCGGCTTTGCGGACGAAGCGGCCAACGACAAACTTGCGGTCCAACAATTCAGCGCCTTCGCCGCGCTCGGGCTCGAATACTACAGCATCCGCTTCATTGACGTCGGCAACGGCATCAAGAACGTGATGCAGTTGACCAAGTCGGAAATCGCCAAGATTCGGCACATGGAAGGGGAATACGGCCTGAACGTCGCCTCGATCGGTTCGCCGATCGGCAAGGTGAAGCTGGTCGATACCAATGACGGCTCGAAGAACAAGTTCGTCAAGTTCGACAAATACCTGAAGAGCGACGTGCAGAAGGCGTGCGATCTGGCGCATGCCTTCGAGACGAAGCTGATCCGCGGCTTCTCGTTCTATCACCCGATCGGATCCGATCCGTACGACCACATCCCGCAAGCGGTCGATCAGCTGGGACAAATCGCCGAAGCCTGTCATCGCAGCGACCTGACCTTCGGCCTGGAAGTCGAAGCGAACCTGATTGGCCAGAACGGCGACATCCTGGCTGAGATTCACAAGCAAGTGAATCACCCGGCGATGGTGTTGATCTTTGACGCCGGCAATCTGGTCTGCCAAGGCTATACGCCGGACGAAGTTTATCAGCAGTAT
It includes:
- a CDS encoding lactonase family protein encodes the protein MRIATLLLLLLVATSASAKSFVFVSNGGDKTISIFAMDEEKGDLTLVKTLQLEAAPGPMALSPDQKFAYVSASRPDCLLSFATNAETGDLTQIESVPLEATSCFVFCDPNGKWLINAYYGAGQVTVHPVEGGDIGDLAQTCPTAKNAHCLRTDPSGKFGFVPHTGPNKVFQFRWDPAQGKLTASDPPAVEAPEGAGPRHIQFHPTLPICFTSDEYGDSITSFDFDPAKGTLTPRQTVSTLPADYTAGGSNTCADIEVTADGKFAFVSNRGHHSIARFAISDDGQLTALGQTPTENFPRSFNLSPSQKFLYSAGQRGDQMAAYRFYKTSGDLIPLAVYKTGKTPSWVQVVTFDD
- a CDS encoding sugar phosphate isomerase/epimerase family protein, with the protein product MNELPQVLLSGFADEAANDKLAVQQFSAFAALGLEYYSIRFIDVGNGIKNVMQLTKSEIAKIRHMEGEYGLNVASIGSPIGKVKLVDTNDGSKNKFVKFDKYLKSDVQKACDLAHAFETKLIRGFSFYHPIGSDPYDHIPQAVDQLGQIAEACHRSDLTFGLEVEANLIGQNGDILAEIHKQVNHPAMVLIFDAGNLVCQGYTPDEVYQQYVAMKPGLGWMHIKDYKVTKPITEKGHIDEDALKNFVPAHLGDSGHERILRDFATMIPKLEKKLKKRGIPGVFLDLEPHVKGGGQFGGFSGPDGMGVALRGLCKTLDFAGVDYHLRDFDDICAARGF